A window from Bacteroidota bacterium encodes these proteins:
- a CDS encoding cbb3-type cytochrome c oxidase N-terminal domain-containing protein, with translation MSQTPSKPNAPKHVPEHDTNLGALFYGGGNDDQVIQGHKYDGIREYDNPMPGWWVWLFVLCVLFAPAYVLGMYVFDWIPTYEENLAASQVDLTDTRLAYAEANPGFQTDARALDGYIGDATLIAVGQELFTANCAACHGQQGEGLIGPNLTDTYAIHGGEPDAIFRVITEGVIEKGMTPWGAILTDEERAGVMAYVKSIEGTNVPGGKAPEGDPVN, from the coding sequence ATGAGCCAGACGCCTTCTAAACCCAACGCGCCGAAGCACGTCCCGGAGCACGACACCAACCTCGGAGCCTTGTTCTACGGCGGCGGCAACGACGACCAGGTCATCCAAGGCCACAAGTACGACGGCATCCGCGAGTACGACAACCCCATGCCCGGCTGGTGGGTGTGGCTCTTTGTCCTGTGCGTCCTCTTCGCGCCAGCCTACGTGCTCGGGATGTACGTCTTTGACTGGATTCCCACCTACGAGGAAAACCTCGCCGCCTCGCAGGTCGACCTGACCGACACGCGGCTAGCCTACGCCGAAGCCAACCCTGGCTTCCAGACCGATGCCCGTGCCCTCGACGGCTACATCGGCGATGCGACGCTCATTGCCGTCGGTCAGGAGTTGTTCACGGCCAACTGCGCGGCCTGCCACGGTCAGCAGGGCGAGGGGCTCATCGGACCCAACCTCACCGACACTTACGCCATCCACGGCGGCGAGCCGGACGCCATTTTCCGCGTCATCACCGAGGGCGTGATCGAGAAGGGTATGACGCCGTGGGGGGCGATCCTCACCGACGAGGAGCGCGCGGGCGTGATGGCCTACGTGAAGTCGATCGAAGGCACGAACGTGCCTGGCGGCAAGGCACCCGAAGGCGATCCGGTCAACTGA
- the ccoO gene encoding cytochrome-c oxidase, cbb3-type subunit II translates to MKRFIQAHGFHRKLEGWPIIFTVLTVLAILVGTVIELTPILLVPAEVEHLENFEPPTPLELAGRDLYIAEGCNNCHSQMVRPFRHEVERYGPYSRAEETIYETPHLWGSKRTGPDLARVGGKYPHLWHVRHMENPRSTSPNSIMPPYAHMMRKPLRIDDLPAKLSTLQALGLPYTDEQIASAVADAETQAAEIAAEVASQGGPQGIERKQIVAMVAYLQSLGVEAKATFDDSPNAPDATVALAE, encoded by the coding sequence ATGAAACGCTTCATCCAAGCCCACGGCTTCCACCGTAAGCTCGAAGGCTGGCCCATCATCTTCACCGTGCTCACGGTGCTCGCCATCCTCGTCGGGACGGTGATCGAACTGACGCCGATCCTGCTCGTGCCCGCCGAGGTGGAGCACCTGGAAAACTTCGAGCCGCCGACGCCGCTCGAACTCGCCGGGCGCGACCTCTACATCGCCGAGGGCTGCAACAACTGCCACAGCCAGATGGTGCGGCCGTTCCGCCACGAGGTCGAGCGCTACGGCCCGTATTCGCGCGCCGAGGAGACGATCTACGAGACGCCCCACCTCTGGGGCTCGAAGCGCACCGGTCCCGACCTCGCCCGCGTCGGCGGCAAATACCCGCACCTCTGGCACGTGCGCCACATGGAGAACCCGCGCTCGACGAGCCCTAACTCGATCATGCCGCCCTACGCCCACATGATGCGCAAGCCGCTCCGCATCGACGACCTCCCGGCGAAGCTAAGTACGCTCCAGGCGCTCGGCCTGCCCTACACCGACGAGCAGATCGCGAGCGCCGTCGCGGACGCCGAGACGCAGGCCGCCGAGATCGCCGCCGAGGTGGCGAGCCAGGGCGGCCCGCAGGGCATCGAGCGCAAGCAGATCGTCGCGATGGTGGCCTATCTCCAGAGCCTCGGCGTCGAAGCCAAAGCCACCTTTGACGATAGCCCGAACGCCCCCGACGCCACGGTCGCGCTCGCGGAGTGA